One segment of Nocardioides sp. QY071 DNA contains the following:
- a CDS encoding UDP-N-acetylmuramoyl-L-alanyl-D-glutamate--2,6-diaminopimelate ligase codes for MSATATRPARPPLTPLDAVARALGLATTHPGVDLGGMTLDSRRVQPGDLYAALPGSRAHGATFAEQAAASGAVALLTDAEGAALAAATGLPALVVDDPRHVLGAVAALVYGHPAARLRTVGVTGTQGKTTVTRLLDGGLLAAGVRSAVIGTVGTRIAGEEVKTALTTPEAPDLHGLFARMGELDVTACAMEVSSHALVMGRVDGVVFDVAVFTNLGRDHLDFHADVEDYFSAKARLFTPEHARFGLVCVDDEHGRRLVAEASIPMRTYAVGTDADWTVSGVDQRPDGSTFTVHGPDGLTVRGAVPLAGEFNVANALAAIAAAAEAGFDAQQVADGIGRAGGVPGRLERIDTGRDLTVVVDYAHKPDAVDAVLRTLRPVTRGRLVVVIGAGGDRDRGKRPVMGAIAAELADLVVVTDDNPRSEDPAAIRAAIIEGASLAGARSGAELLEIGDRREAIATALRGAGPGDVVLVAGKGHEAGQEVAGVVHPFDDREVVRELLAQLPAGGDA; via the coding sequence GTGAGCGCCACCGCCACCCGCCCCGCCCGCCCGCCGCTGACGCCCCTCGACGCCGTCGCGCGGGCGCTGGGACTCGCGACGACCCACCCCGGCGTCGACCTGGGCGGGATGACGCTGGACTCACGCCGGGTCCAGCCCGGTGACCTGTACGCCGCCCTGCCGGGCTCGCGCGCCCACGGCGCCACCTTCGCCGAGCAGGCCGCCGCCTCCGGCGCGGTCGCGCTGCTCACCGATGCCGAGGGCGCCGCGCTGGCCGCCGCGACCGGCCTCCCGGCGCTCGTCGTCGACGACCCGCGCCACGTCCTCGGCGCGGTCGCCGCGCTCGTCTACGGGCACCCGGCAGCCAGGCTGCGCACGGTCGGCGTCACCGGCACCCAGGGCAAGACCACCGTCACCCGGCTGCTCGACGGCGGCCTGCTCGCGGCCGGGGTGCGCAGCGCCGTGATCGGCACCGTCGGCACCCGCATCGCCGGTGAGGAGGTCAAGACCGCGCTGACCACGCCGGAGGCGCCCGACCTGCACGGCCTCTTCGCCCGGATGGGCGAGCTCGACGTCACCGCCTGCGCGATGGAGGTCTCCAGCCACGCGCTGGTCATGGGCCGCGTCGACGGCGTGGTGTTCGACGTCGCCGTCTTCACCAACCTGGGTCGCGACCACCTCGACTTCCACGCCGACGTCGAGGACTACTTCTCCGCCAAGGCGAGGCTGTTCACGCCCGAGCACGCGCGGTTCGGGCTGGTCTGCGTCGACGACGAGCACGGCCGCCGGCTCGTGGCCGAGGCGTCGATCCCGATGCGCACCTACGCCGTCGGCACCGACGCCGACTGGACCGTCTCCGGCGTCGACCAGCGTCCCGACGGCTCGACCTTCACCGTCCACGGCCCCGACGGGCTGACCGTGCGCGGCGCGGTCCCGCTGGCGGGCGAGTTCAACGTCGCCAACGCCCTGGCCGCGATCGCCGCCGCGGCTGAGGCGGGCTTCGACGCCCAGCAGGTCGCCGACGGGATCGGCCGCGCGGGCGGCGTACCCGGTCGCCTGGAGCGGATCGACACCGGCCGAGACCTGACCGTCGTGGTCGACTACGCCCACAAGCCCGACGCGGTCGACGCCGTGCTGCGGACCCTGCGCCCGGTCACCCGTGGCAGGCTGGTCGTCGTGATCGGCGCCGGGGGAGACCGCGACCGGGGCAAGCGCCCCGTGATGGGCGCGATCGCCGCCGAGCTGGCCGACCTGGTCGTCGTCACCGACGACAACCCCCGCTCCGAGGACCCGGCCGCGATCCGGGCCGCCATCATCGAGGGAGCCAGCCTGGCCGGCGCCCGCAGCGGCGCGGAGCTCCTCGAGATCGGCGACCGCCGCGAGGCCATCGCGACCGCGCTGCGCGGAGCCGGACCCGGCGACGTCGTCCTGGTCGCCGGCAAGGGCCACGAGGCGGGCCAGGAGGTCGCCGGCGTGGTCCACCCCTTCGACGACCGCGAGGTCGTCCGGGAGCTGCTCGCGCAGCTGCCGGCCGGGGGTGACGCGTGA